Proteins from one Brevibacillus humidisoli genomic window:
- a CDS encoding TRAP transporter substrate-binding protein, translating to MGCTGAPASDSGADQVKTIKVANYFAEDHPQNVALRERFKPMVEEKSGGALKVEIYPNSTLGAEKEFYDGVRNGTIEMGIPGMIMQADIEKLAVPEWPFLFKDFEHVKKVLSGPIGAELTADLESRHGVRPLAWSANGFRMFSANREITSMADFSGMRIRMPNIPNYIKLGQLLGMNVTPMPISEVFTALEQKVVDGQDNPIATLRASGWYEVQTGVLESKHMFSPNLYIINSQFWSQLSPEQQQIVEEAARTAASYEFELLEQSYQEDKKFLQEHGITFTTPSPAFVAEMEQAAQPLYEEFYGQYPWAEELVQRIKAEAE from the coding sequence GTGGGCTGTACCGGAGCGCCCGCCTCTGACAGCGGTGCCGATCAGGTGAAGACGATCAAGGTAGCCAACTACTTTGCCGAAGATCATCCGCAAAATGTCGCTCTCCGCGAAAGATTTAAGCCGATGGTGGAAGAGAAGTCAGGCGGCGCGCTAAAGGTGGAGATTTATCCCAACAGCACTCTGGGGGCGGAAAAGGAGTTTTACGACGGCGTCCGCAACGGGACGATCGAGATGGGGATTCCGGGCATGATCATGCAGGCAGACATCGAAAAATTAGCCGTACCAGAGTGGCCGTTTTTGTTTAAAGATTTTGAGCACGTCAAAAAGGTGCTGAGCGGGCCGATCGGAGCGGAATTGACCGCAGACCTGGAGAGCAGGCATGGCGTCCGACCGCTGGCTTGGAGTGCGAACGGCTTCCGCATGTTTTCTGCCAACCGTGAGATCACCAGCATGGCCGACTTTAGCGGGATGCGCATCCGAATGCCCAACATTCCCAACTATATCAAGCTAGGACAACTGTTGGGGATGAATGTGACGCCAATGCCGATCTCAGAAGTGTTTACAGCACTGGAACAAAAGGTGGTGGACGGTCAAGACAATCCCATCGCCACCCTGCGAGCGTCCGGCTGGTACGAAGTGCAGACGGGCGTACTGGAATCGAAGCATATGTTTAGTCCCAATCTCTACATCATCAACAGCCAGTTCTGGAGTCAGCTGTCGCCGGAGCAGCAGCAGATCGTCGAGGAAGCGGCACGGACGGCTGCCAGCTACGAATTCGAGCTGCTGGAACAAAGTTATCAAGAAGACAAAAAATTCCTGCAGGAACACGGGATCACCTTTACCACCCCTTCCCCCGCCTTCGTGGCAGAGATGGAACAAGCAGCACAACCACTCTATGAAGAGTTTTACGGCCAGTATCCCTGGGCCGAGGAACTGGTACAGCGAATCAAAGCAGAAGCTGAGTAA
- a CDS encoding C-terminal binding protein → MNRWKVVITDWEYPDLRYEQRVFAPYDQIELVPAQCRTEAEVIAACADADAIINQYAPLGADVIAALNRCRVITRYGVGVNTIDLEDATAKGICVANVPDYCQDEVADHALALILAWARKVVRADRHIRAEAWDYKVTKPIYRLRGRRLGLVGFGKIPQALAAKVQPLGIDVVAYDPYCPAEVMEHQGVTAASLEEIMSTSDMVSVHTPLTEETRGMIGKEQFALMKPQTFLVNTSRGPVVDEQALVEALRSGRLAGAALDVVEQEPISRDHPLLAMDNVIFTPHVAWYSEEAEEEMRTKAALGVIDVLVHGEYPRYLVNKQVCERVTLKPSQADNRYAALV, encoded by the coding sequence ATGAATAGATGGAAGGTAGTCATTACGGACTGGGAGTATCCCGACCTGCGTTACGAACAGCGGGTGTTTGCCCCATATGATCAGATCGAACTGGTACCGGCCCAATGCCGGACGGAAGCAGAGGTGATCGCCGCCTGCGCCGATGCTGATGCCATCATCAACCAGTACGCGCCGCTTGGAGCAGACGTGATTGCCGCGCTCAACAGATGTCGGGTGATCACACGCTACGGGGTCGGGGTGAACACAATCGATCTGGAGGATGCTACAGCAAAAGGGATCTGTGTGGCCAACGTACCTGACTACTGCCAGGATGAGGTGGCGGATCACGCCCTCGCGTTGATCCTCGCCTGGGCACGCAAGGTGGTTAGAGCCGACCGTCACATCCGAGCAGAGGCATGGGACTACAAAGTGACCAAACCGATCTACAGGCTGCGGGGCAGGAGGCTGGGCCTGGTCGGCTTCGGCAAGATTCCGCAGGCGCTTGCGGCAAAAGTACAGCCGCTGGGCATCGATGTCGTGGCATACGATCCGTATTGTCCGGCAGAGGTCATGGAGCACCAGGGAGTGACGGCCGCCTCGCTGGAAGAGATCATGAGCACCTCTGATATGGTATCGGTGCACACCCCGCTTACAGAAGAGACGAGGGGCATGATTGGCAAGGAGCAGTTTGCGTTGATGAAGCCGCAGACATTTCTGGTCAACACGTCGCGCGGTCCGGTCGTAGATGAACAGGCATTGGTGGAGGCACTTCGCAGCGGTCGGCTGGCAGGTGCCGCTCTCGATGTCGTAGAGCAGGAGCCGATTTCCCGCGATCATCCGCTGCTCGCGATGGATAACGTCATCTTCACGCCGCATGTCGCCTGGTACTCGGAAGAAGCGGAAGAAGAGATGCGAACCAAAGCGGCTCTAGGTGTGATCGATGTGCTGGTGCATGGAGAATATCCGAGATACCTGGTCAACAAGCAGGTGTGCGAACGAGTCACGCTCAAACCAAGTCAAGCAGACAACCGTTACGCCGCACTTGTATAA
- a CDS encoding TRAP transporter substrate-binding protein, with protein sequence MKRWITGMVISLVFPALLAAGCASGGNAGNGGSSMAANGATTDGESSSGIQERTIKVGIGLNEDHPEGQGIIKFKELVEQKSGGKMKVQNFFSASLGDDQKMTEALQAGLQEITIPSTSPLVGMVEEFGLFDLPFVFSTEEEAYAVLDGPVGQKILEKLPEHGLIGLGYWENGFRNLTNSSRPVRTLEDFQGLKIRTMQTEVHLEAFKALGTNPTPMAFSEVFSALENKTVDGQENPLATIKSNKFYEVQDYLSLTKHVYTPFVFLVSKSFWDGLSPEEQTILREAAVEAGQYQRDLNRQENEKARADLKAAGMNVNEISDQDRQKIKQAVQPVVDRFAKEIGQELYQEMQSELEKVK encoded by the coding sequence ATGAAGAGATGGATAACGGGAATGGTGATCAGTCTAGTCTTTCCGGCGCTGCTGGCAGCCGGCTGTGCGAGTGGCGGCAACGCTGGAAACGGTGGAAGCAGCATGGCAGCGAACGGGGCCACCACCGATGGCGAAAGTAGCTCCGGCATTCAGGAGCGCACCATCAAGGTAGGGATCGGTCTCAACGAGGATCATCCGGAAGGGCAGGGGATTATCAAGTTTAAGGAACTGGTTGAGCAAAAGAGCGGCGGAAAAATGAAGGTGCAGAACTTCTTTAGCGCCTCACTCGGTGACGACCAAAAGATGACCGAGGCCCTGCAGGCCGGACTGCAGGAGATAACGATTCCGTCCACCTCGCCACTGGTTGGGATGGTCGAAGAGTTTGGATTGTTCGATCTTCCCTTTGTGTTCAGCACAGAAGAGGAGGCATATGCCGTACTGGATGGACCGGTCGGCCAAAAGATTTTGGAGAAGCTGCCGGAACACGGCCTGATCGGGCTGGGATATTGGGAGAACGGATTCCGTAATCTGACCAACAGCAGCCGCCCGGTGCGTACACTGGAGGATTTCCAGGGACTGAAGATTCGCACCATGCAGACGGAGGTCCATCTCGAAGCCTTTAAAGCACTAGGGACAAACCCGACGCCGATGGCTTTCTCCGAGGTATTCAGCGCATTGGAAAACAAAACAGTGGATGGTCAGGAAAACCCGTTGGCCACGATCAAGTCGAACAAGTTTTACGAGGTGCAAGATTACCTCAGTCTGACCAAACATGTCTATACGCCGTTTGTTTTCCTGGTGAGCAAGAGCTTTTGGGATGGTCTTAGCCCGGAAGAGCAGACCATCCTGCGCGAAGCGGCGGTTGAAGCAGGCCAATATCAGCGGGATCTGAACCGACAGGAAAACGAGAAAGCACGGGCCGACTTGAAGGCGGCGGGGATGAATGTAAACGAGATCAGCGATCAGGACAGACAAAAAATCAAGCAAGCCGTACAGCCTGTTGTCGACAGGTTTGCCAAAGAGATCGGTCAGGAACTGTATCAGGAGATGCAAAGCGAGCTGGAAAAAGTGAAGTAA
- a CDS encoding hydantoinase/oxoprolinase family protein, whose protein sequence is MRVAVDIGGTFTDLVYLDELTGRVGMVKADTTPPHFEQGVLHVIQKAGLQGEQIDFFVHGSTVVINALTERKGAVTGLITTKGFRDVLEIGRANRPDLFNLAYRKPVPFVPRHLRQEVNERLTHKGEVLRDLDTGEIDPIVQHFREQGVTAIAVCLLHAYKNPLHERMIVDYIKQQWPEVAVTASHEITKEWREYERTNTAVLNSYVMPLTARYLDKLEQHLVENGARGRKTIMQSNGGITTFEHAKQAPINLVESGPVAGMYGAAVLGRLLGYDNVIALDIGGTTAKCSLIQEGEISITTDYKIEWDHRSAGYPIKVPVVDIVEIGNGGGSIAWLDEGNALHVGPKSAGSMPGPACYGRGGSSATTTDANLVIGRLNKDNFLGGEIEADLEAARRAIQPIADAYGTSVEEAALGIVRKANANMVNALKLISIRRGHDPRDYTMVAIGGGGPMHAMALARELQIQRIVIPVASAVFSAWGMLMSDLRQDWIGTFNHRLSQLSESQWQQEWDRVKAEAYTSFAEQGVTEAEIVFSLSVDMRYLGQEHTVKVSVPECDTWEELTEQLVERFHQLHEQHYSYRLPESETEIVNLHLTGWGLLEKPPMAEWTQGGLADEAIVERRHVHLDEFGWQEIPVYQRDRLAAGEQFAGPAIVEEPSSSAVIYPDQQCRVDRYGNLIVEGATRA, encoded by the coding sequence ATGCGTGTGGCAGTAGATATTGGCGGGACGTTTACTGATCTGGTCTACCTCGACGAGTTGACGGGACGTGTCGGGATGGTCAAGGCGGATACCACACCGCCCCACTTCGAGCAAGGTGTCCTGCACGTGATCCAGAAAGCGGGACTGCAAGGCGAGCAAATCGATTTTTTTGTCCATGGTTCTACCGTTGTGATCAATGCGCTGACGGAGCGGAAGGGAGCGGTGACCGGGTTAATCACCACCAAAGGCTTTCGCGATGTACTGGAGATCGGGCGAGCCAACCGACCTGATCTGTTTAACCTGGCCTATCGCAAACCGGTTCCGTTCGTGCCGCGCCACCTGCGGCAGGAAGTGAATGAACGACTTACGCACAAGGGAGAAGTGCTGCGAGATCTGGATACAGGGGAGATCGATCCGATTGTGCAACACTTTCGCGAGCAAGGAGTGACGGCCATCGCGGTCTGCCTGCTTCATGCCTACAAGAATCCGCTGCATGAACGGATGATCGTCGACTACATCAAGCAGCAGTGGCCGGAGGTAGCCGTCACTGCTTCCCACGAGATCACCAAGGAGTGGCGCGAATATGAGCGGACCAATACAGCTGTACTTAACAGCTATGTGATGCCGCTGACCGCGCGTTACCTGGATAAACTGGAACAGCATCTGGTGGAAAACGGCGCCCGCGGACGCAAGACGATCATGCAGTCAAACGGCGGGATCACCACATTTGAGCATGCCAAACAAGCGCCGATCAATCTGGTGGAGTCCGGTCCGGTGGCTGGTATGTACGGTGCAGCCGTCTTGGGCAGACTGCTGGGTTACGACAATGTGATCGCGCTCGACATCGGCGGGACGACAGCCAAGTGTTCTTTGATTCAAGAGGGAGAGATCTCGATTACGACCGACTACAAAATCGAATGGGATCATCGCTCCGCCGGCTATCCGATCAAAGTCCCTGTCGTCGATATCGTCGAGATCGGCAACGGCGGCGGTTCGATTGCCTGGCTGGACGAAGGGAATGCGCTGCATGTCGGACCGAAAAGCGCCGGTTCCATGCCAGGTCCGGCTTGCTACGGACGGGGCGGCAGTTCAGCGACGACCACAGATGCCAATCTGGTCATCGGTCGATTGAACAAAGATAATTTTTTGGGTGGCGAGATAGAGGCTGATCTGGAGGCGGCTCGTCGCGCGATTCAGCCAATCGCAGACGCCTACGGGACAAGCGTGGAGGAGGCAGCGCTAGGGATCGTGCGCAAGGCAAACGCCAACATGGTAAACGCGCTGAAGCTGATCTCCATCCGCCGTGGCCACGATCCGCGCGACTACACGATGGTCGCGATCGGCGGCGGCGGACCGATGCACGCCATGGCGCTGGCCCGCGAACTGCAGATCCAGCGGATCGTGATCCCGGTCGCTTCCGCTGTTTTCTCCGCGTGGGGAATGCTGATGTCTGACTTGCGCCAGGATTGGATCGGCACGTTTAACCACCGATTGAGCCAGCTCTCCGAGTCGCAATGGCAGCAAGAATGGGACAGGGTAAAAGCGGAGGCGTACACGTCGTTTGCCGAGCAGGGAGTGACGGAAGCAGAGATCGTCTTCTCGCTAAGTGTCGATATGCGCTACCTGGGTCAGGAGCACACCGTCAAAGTCTCTGTGCCGGAGTGCGACACATGGGAAGAGCTGACCGAACAACTGGTCGAGCGCTTCCACCAACTGCACGAGCAGCACTACTCCTACCGGCTCCCGGAATCGGAGACAGAGATCGTCAATCTGCACCTGACTGGTTGGGGACTGTTGGAAAAGCCGCCGATGGCGGAATGGACCCAGGGAGGATTGGCCGACGAGGCGATTGTAGAGCGGCGCCACGTCCATCTCGATGAGTTTGGCTGGCAGGAGATTCCGGTCTATCAAAGAGATCGGCTGGCAGCCGGTGAACAGTTTGCCGGTCCGGCGATTGTCGAGGAACCCTCGTCCTCGGCAGTGATCTATCCCGATCAGCAGTGCCGGGTAGACCGCTACGGCAATCTCATTGTGGAAGGAGCGACGCGCGCATGA
- a CDS encoding DUF917 domain-containing protein, with protein sequence MRTLTLQEVEDMLHGAAIYGTGGGGSLEEALQVVRTMYAAGKRVKLAGLDEIGDDWLIASPYYVGSVAPPDPEVVKRFAELPVTADEVPTTALRALQAYLGRPIQAVIATELGGNTACAMETAASQDIPLVDADPAGRAVPDLAHSTFHVHGVSIAPFALASRYGDTAVVTAVVNHAHAEMIARNFAILFGNTAGVCDHPVDGRRLKQSVIAGTLTQAERVGRAMRLANERGESPTEAILAAVEGSRSLIDGVIREADWQDVKGFTEGQVVIEPSDAEQGELPVTLWFRNEHMIARRGEQILSIIPELITVLDQKTGMPILNPDCTPGMEVTVVTFPAPAAWESDKGLSIFGPEYIGMSRQTYAAGKGR encoded by the coding sequence ATGAGAACGTTAACGCTGCAAGAAGTGGAAGATATGCTGCACGGAGCGGCGATCTACGGTACGGGCGGCGGCGGCAGCCTGGAAGAAGCGCTGCAGGTTGTGCGCACGATGTACGCCGCCGGAAAACGGGTAAAGCTGGCCGGACTGGACGAAATCGGGGACGATTGGCTGATCGCCTCCCCTTACTACGTTGGTTCGGTGGCACCTCCTGATCCCGAAGTAGTGAAACGTTTTGCCGAACTTCCTGTTACAGCAGATGAGGTTCCGACAACCGCCTTGCGAGCACTGCAGGCGTATCTCGGAAGGCCGATTCAGGCCGTCATCGCCACCGAGTTGGGCGGCAATACGGCATGTGCGATGGAGACGGCGGCCAGCCAGGATATTCCGCTGGTTGACGCGGACCCGGCTGGCCGCGCCGTACCTGATCTTGCCCATTCTACTTTTCACGTACACGGCGTCTCGATTGCGCCGTTTGCGCTGGCCAGCCGCTACGGTGACACAGCGGTCGTCACCGCTGTGGTGAACCATGCTCACGCCGAGATGATCGCGCGCAACTTTGCGATTCTCTTTGGCAACACGGCAGGCGTATGCGATCATCCGGTAGACGGCAGACGATTGAAACAGTCTGTCATCGCGGGAACACTGACGCAGGCTGAGCGGGTCGGTCGGGCGATGCGCCTAGCCAACGAACGAGGTGAGTCGCCTACCGAGGCGATCTTGGCCGCTGTGGAGGGCAGCCGCTCCTTGATCGATGGAGTGATTCGGGAAGCGGATTGGCAGGATGTCAAAGGATTTACCGAAGGACAGGTTGTCATTGAACCCTCTGACGCCGAGCAGGGAGAGCTCCCGGTTACGCTGTGGTTTCGCAATGAACACATGATTGCCCGCCGAGGCGAGCAGATCCTCTCGATCATTCCAGAGTTGATTACCGTACTCGACCAAAAAACGGGGATGCCGATCTTAAATCCCGACTGTACACCGGGGATGGAAGTAACGGTTGTGACCTTCCCTGCCCCTGCGGCTTGGGAAAGTGACAAGGGTCTATCCATTTTCGGACCGGAGTATATCGGGATGAGCCGACAAACCTATGCAGCGGGGAAAGGAAGGTAA
- a CDS encoding TRAP transporter large permease, translating into MLGVFLGSLFGSLALGIPIAFGLIISGVALMLMMDIFDSQVVAQNLINGANNFALMAIPFFILAGELMNAGGISQRIVQFAMSLVGHIRGGLGYVSIIASMLFAGLSGSAVADAAALGAILIPMMAARGYNLGRSTGLICAAGVIAPVIPPSIPMIIFGVTGGVSITSLFMGGIVPGILMGIGLIIIWFFLSRNNEQGELPPRKKAREIFAATKQASWALLLPVIIVGGMRGGVFTPTEAAVVAVFYALFVGLLVYRELKISDLYHVLVAAAKTTSVVMFVASAAMVSAWLITVANIPAEMAGALGGLAESPLLLMLLINLLLLFVGLVMDLTPAILIFTPVLLPVVKMAGIDPVYFGIVMIVNLCIGLITPPVGTVLYVGCGVSKINLFTLTRGIWPFLIVHVIVLLLLILFPSIVTVPLEWLT; encoded by the coding sequence ATGCTGGGTGTATTTCTCGGGTCCTTGTTTGGCTCTCTCGCGCTTGGGATACCGATCGCCTTCGGTTTGATCATCAGCGGTGTCGCCCTGATGCTGATGATGGACATCTTTGACAGCCAAGTGGTGGCACAAAACCTGATCAACGGAGCCAACAACTTTGCCCTGATGGCTATCCCGTTTTTTATCCTGGCCGGTGAACTGATGAACGCAGGGGGGATCTCGCAGCGGATCGTGCAATTCGCCATGTCCCTGGTCGGCCATATCCGAGGCGGATTAGGATATGTCTCGATCATCGCCAGTATGCTGTTCGCCGGGCTGTCCGGTTCTGCGGTGGCCGATGCGGCGGCACTTGGGGCGATTCTGATCCCGATGATGGCGGCGCGCGGCTACAATCTGGGCCGTTCTACCGGTTTGATCTGCGCAGCCGGTGTGATTGCGCCAGTGATTCCACCCAGCATCCCGATGATTATCTTTGGCGTGACGGGTGGCGTCTCGATCACTTCCCTGTTTATGGGTGGGATCGTGCCCGGGATCCTGATGGGGATCGGCTTGATCATCATCTGGTTTTTTCTCTCTCGCAACAACGAGCAGGGAGAGCTGCCCCCGCGCAAAAAGGCAAGGGAGATTTTCGCTGCTACCAAGCAAGCCAGTTGGGCTCTCCTGCTGCCGGTGATCATCGTCGGCGGGATGCGTGGAGGGGTCTTTACCCCGACGGAGGCGGCGGTAGTAGCCGTGTTTTACGCGCTGTTTGTCGGGCTGCTGGTCTACCGGGAACTGAAAATCAGCGATTTGTACCATGTGCTAGTCGCAGCAGCCAAGACAACCAGTGTGGTGATGTTTGTCGCGTCGGCAGCGATGGTATCGGCATGGTTGATTACCGTCGCCAACATTCCGGCGGAAATGGCCGGCGCGTTGGGCGGTTTGGCAGAAAGCCCGCTGCTTTTGATGCTGCTGATTAACCTGCTGTTGCTGTTTGTCGGATTGGTGATGGACTTGACTCCGGCCATACTGATCTTCACTCCGGTCTTGCTGCCAGTGGTGAAGATGGCGGGGATCGATCCGGTTTACTTCGGGATCGTGATGATTGTCAACTTGTGCATCGGCTTAATCACGCCACCGGTCGGAACCGTACTGTACGTCGGCTGCGGCGTCAGCAAAATCAACCTGTTCACGCTAACCAGGGGGATCTGGCCTTTCCTGATCGTACACGTGATCGTGCTGCTGCTGCTCATCTTGTTCCCAAGTATCGTGACTGTTCCGCTGGAATGGCTCACGTAA
- a CDS encoding TRAP transporter small permease, producing the protein MQKSGKALTTALHVAIALSLAFMAVLVFGNVVLRYLFNSGITWSEEMSRFLFVWLVFLGAIGALKDNMHLGMDIVVNLLPRKGKKLVFVISNILVLYVLWLFLEGSWKMTLLNMDSKSPATGLPLAFMYGIGIITSISMAVIVLGNLWRVLSARDPQQPLTIIAQPDQPPTDSAQETEITDQSANRRSERVGG; encoded by the coding sequence GTGCAGAAATCGGGCAAGGCGTTAACCACTGCTCTACATGTTGCGATTGCCTTATCGCTGGCTTTCATGGCCGTGCTTGTCTTTGGAAATGTCGTGCTTCGTTACCTCTTTAACTCGGGGATTACCTGGTCCGAAGAGATGTCCCGCTTTCTGTTTGTCTGGCTGGTGTTCCTCGGAGCGATTGGCGCGCTGAAGGACAACATGCACCTGGGGATGGACATCGTGGTCAACCTGCTCCCCAGAAAAGGGAAAAAACTCGTTTTCGTCATCAGCAACATCTTGGTCTTGTACGTACTATGGCTGTTTCTGGAGGGCAGTTGGAAGATGACGCTGCTCAACATGGACAGCAAATCTCCGGCGACCGGCCTGCCGCTCGCTTTCATGTACGGCATCGGCATCATTACGAGCATCTCCATGGCTGTGATCGTGCTTGGCAATCTGTGGCGAGTATTATCTGCCAGAGATCCACAGCAGCCGCTGACGATCATCGCACAGCCCGATCAGCCGCCGACCGACTCGGCTCAGGAGACGGAGATCACGGACCAATCAGCAAACAGACGATCAGAAAGAGTAGGGGGGTAA
- a CDS encoding hydantoinase B/oxoprolinase family protein — protein MTRTTTDPFTLEIVKDKLISISDEMFYALQRTSKSPIIYEVLDYATGLTSPVGELLTQGNGITGFLGNLTFAVKDTLAKFDGDLYPGDIIITNDPYGGGGSHLNDVAFVMPIFCEERLVAFAANKAHWTEIGGMAPGSWNPLATEIYQEGLQLPCIKLFERGELNQGLVDLIEANVRTPDLSIGDMWAQVSALRTGDKRMQELCEKFGVQTVLDSMERLLDQGEEIARSALRSMPKGVYEAEDAIDDDGSDSGPLKVRVKVEITDDAFICDFRGNPPQVQGPINCSYTGLVSAIRTIFVAVTNPSQNINDGVFRPIRILTDKGSIFTAERPAPVSIYWESNEYVSELIWKALMPIASDKLTAGHFLSVCSLIVSGKHPDTDELFLLVEPSAGGWGAGQEQDGQAGLFCIGDGETYVIPVEVAEARYGVLVEQYALRCDGGGAGAYRGGSGLVRDYRITSAQAEVSASFGRHHFLPWGFNGGHDGTGNAIQICRDGKWQEATGKVGQATLKQGDIVRFLTGTGGGFGHPFDRAGDRVVSDVRNGYITVEQAECLYGVIIGNAGSYHYTQERLNYQESRSPSATP, from the coding sequence ATGACTCGGACGACAACCGATCCGTTTACCCTAGAGATCGTCAAAGACAAGCTCATCTCCATCAGCGACGAGATGTTTTACGCCCTGCAGCGTACCAGCAAAAGCCCGATCATCTACGAAGTACTCGACTACGCGACCGGGCTTACCTCACCAGTCGGGGAACTGCTGACACAGGGAAACGGGATTACCGGCTTTCTCGGCAACCTCACCTTTGCGGTGAAAGATACGCTGGCCAAGTTTGACGGTGATCTGTACCCTGGTGACATCATCATCACCAACGACCCTTATGGCGGCGGCGGTTCCCATCTGAATGACGTAGCCTTTGTGATGCCGATTTTTTGCGAAGAACGGCTGGTCGCCTTTGCCGCCAACAAAGCGCACTGGACGGAGATCGGCGGCATGGCGCCCGGCAGTTGGAACCCGCTGGCGACCGAGATCTATCAGGAAGGGCTGCAGCTCCCCTGTATCAAGCTGTTTGAACGGGGAGAGCTGAATCAAGGATTGGTCGACCTGATTGAAGCCAATGTACGGACCCCGGACCTGTCGATCGGCGACATGTGGGCCCAGGTATCGGCGCTGCGCACCGGTGACAAGCGGATGCAGGAGCTGTGTGAAAAGTTTGGCGTACAGACCGTACTGGACAGCATGGAGCGTCTGCTGGACCAAGGGGAGGAAATCGCCCGCAGCGCACTGCGCAGCATGCCCAAAGGGGTGTACGAGGCCGAAGACGCAATCGATGATGACGGTTCCGACAGCGGTCCGCTCAAGGTGCGGGTCAAGGTAGAGATCACGGACGATGCGTTCATATGCGATTTCAGAGGGAATCCGCCCCAGGTGCAGGGACCGATCAACTGCTCGTACACCGGACTTGTTTCAGCGATTCGCACGATTTTTGTCGCTGTGACCAATCCGTCGCAAAACATCAACGACGGCGTGTTTCGCCCGATCCGCATCCTGACGGACAAAGGCTCTATTTTTACCGCAGAGAGGCCGGCACCGGTTTCGATCTACTGGGAGAGCAATGAATACGTGAGCGAACTGATCTGGAAAGCGTTAATGCCGATCGCCTCGGACAAACTGACGGCAGGTCACTTTCTCAGTGTCTGCTCGTTGATCGTCAGCGGCAAGCATCCAGACACCGACGAACTGTTCTTGCTGGTTGAGCCGAGTGCAGGCGGCTGGGGGGCAGGACAGGAGCAGGACGGACAGGCGGGCCTGTTCTGCATCGGTGACGGCGAAACCTACGTGATCCCGGTTGAAGTGGCGGAGGCGCGTTACGGTGTATTGGTCGAGCAGTATGCCCTGCGCTGCGATGGAGGCGGGGCGGGAGCGTACCGCGGCGGCAGCGGACTGGTCCGCGACTACCGCATCACCTCCGCTCAAGCTGAAGTGAGTGCTTCATTCGGCCGCCATCACTTTCTCCCTTGGGGCTTTAACGGCGGTCATGACGGCACCGGAAACGCGATCCAAATCTGCAGGGACGGCAAATGGCAGGAGGCGACCGGCAAAGTGGGACAAGCAACCCTCAAGCAGGGGGATATTGTCCGCTTCCTCACTGGTACCGGCGGCGGCTTTGGTCATCCGTTCGACAGGGCGGGCGACCGCGTCGTCAGCGATGTCCGCAATGGGTATATCACCGTAGAACAGGCGGAGTGCCTATACGGGGTGATCATCGGCAATGCGGGTTCGTACCACTATACACAAGAACGGCTGAACTACCAAGAGAGTCGCTCTCCTTCTGCCACTCCTTAG